The following proteins are co-located in the Myroides profundi genome:
- a CDS encoding mevalonate kinase family protein — MKGPLFYSKILLFGEYGIIKDSKGLSIPYNFYKGALKMEENLEGVSLKSNQSLKNFAAYLHDLQEQEPTLVQFDLERLNAEIEQGLYFDSSIPQGYGVGSSGALVAAIYDQYAYDKVTVLENLTKDKLLVLKGIFGKMEAFFHGTSSGLDPLNSYLSLPILINSKDNIEPAGIPSQSVDGKGAVFLIDSGIVGETAPMITIFMENLKDQGFRQMLKDQFVKYTDACVENFLKGDVKSLFSNTKLLSNVVFNHFKPMIPEQFHSVWQKGIETNDYYLKLCGSGGGGYILGFTADIEKAKESLKDYKLEVVYQF; from the coding sequence ATGAAAGGACCATTATTTTATTCAAAAATTCTTCTTTTTGGGGAATATGGGATTATTAAAGACTCTAAAGGATTATCTATTCCTTATAATTTCTATAAGGGAGCATTAAAGATGGAAGAGAATCTAGAAGGAGTATCTTTAAAGTCTAATCAGAGTTTAAAAAACTTTGCAGCATATCTACATGATTTGCAAGAGCAAGAACCTACTTTAGTACAGTTTGATCTAGAGCGTTTAAACGCTGAGATAGAACAAGGATTGTACTTTGATTCTAGTATTCCACAAGGATACGGTGTAGGGAGTAGTGGGGCATTAGTAGCTGCTATTTATGATCAGTATGCTTATGATAAAGTTACTGTTCTAGAGAACTTGACTAAGGATAAACTTTTAGTATTAAAAGGAATCTTCGGAAAAATGGAAGCATTCTTCCATGGAACGAGTTCAGGGTTAGATCCACTAAACAGTTATTTAAGCCTGCCTATCCTAATCAATTCTAAAGATAATATCGAGCCAGCAGGTATTCCTTCTCAAAGCGTAGATGGAAAAGGAGCTGTGTTCTTAATAGATTCGGGTATCGTAGGAGAGACTGCACCGATGATTACGATCTTTATGGAGAACCTAAAAGATCAAGGTTTCCGTCAGATGTTGAAAGATCAGTTCGTGAAATATACAGATGCTTGTGTAGAGAACTTCTTAAAAGGAGACGTGAAATCACTATTTAGTAATACGAAGTTATTGTCTAATGTGGTGTTTAATCACTTTAAGCCAATGATTCCAGAACAGTTCCACAGTGTATGGCAAAAAGGAATCGAGACTAACGATTACTATTTAAAATTATGTGGCTCTGGTGGAGGTGGTTATATCTTAGGATTTACTGCTGATATCGAAAAGGCAAAAGAGTCTTTAAAAGATTATAAATTAGAAGTTGTATATCAATTCTAA
- a CDS encoding geranylgeranylglycerol-phosphate geranylgeranyltransferase gives MLSRKNKLLLAKIFSLFSVVRGYNIFIIVLAQYLASIFIFAPELRALDVILDWKLFLIIFGSSLAIAGGYIINNFYDAEKDLINRPIKSMLDRLVSQATKLRVYFALNFLAVGIVFPVSWHVSAFFSAYIFLLWFYSHKLKKYPIIGNLTASLLAILPFFSILMHFRFYYPSIFLHAAFLYLVILIRELIKDMENIKGDFANDYQTIPVRFGDRVAKEVITVVTVLTLIPIYFLVNKENLGYMVYYFYLSIIVLILFLYRLWTSKEIEQYHSLHISLKLLILLGVFSIMLIDPDVVISGKVLLEETL, from the coding sequence ATGTTATCTAGGAAAAATAAACTACTCTTAGCTAAAATATTCAGCTTGTTCTCTGTTGTGAGAGGTTATAATATTTTTATTATAGTACTAGCACAGTACTTAGCGTCTATCTTTATATTCGCACCTGAACTTAGGGCGTTAGACGTGATTTTAGATTGGAAACTCTTTCTAATTATCTTTGGATCTTCCTTAGCTATCGCAGGAGGGTATATCATTAATAATTTTTATGATGCAGAAAAAGATTTAATTAATAGGCCGATAAAGTCTATGTTAGATCGACTAGTGAGTCAGGCAACAAAATTGCGTGTCTACTTTGCGTTGAACTTCTTGGCTGTAGGAATTGTATTTCCTGTGTCTTGGCATGTGTCAGCATTCTTTTCTGCTTATATATTTCTGTTGTGGTTTTATTCTCATAAGCTTAAGAAGTATCCTATTATAGGTAATCTTACTGCTTCATTATTAGCGATATTGCCTTTCTTTAGTATCTTGATGCATTTCAGGTTCTATTATCCTTCTATCTTTCTACATGCAGCTTTTCTGTATTTAGTAATTCTAATCAGGGAGTTGATAAAAGATATGGAGAATATTAAAGGAGACTTCGCCAATGATTATCAGACTATTCCTGTTCGATTTGGAGATAGAGTAGCGAAAGAAGTAATCACAGTGGTGACAGTATTGACACTGATACCGATCTATTTTTTAGTCAATAAAGAGAACCTTGGGTATATGGTATATTACTTCTATCTAAGTATTATCGTATTAATCTTGTTCTTATACAGATTATGGACATCCAAGGAAATAGAACAGTATCACAGTTTACATATTAGTTTAAAACTGTTGATTTTATTAGGAGTATTCTCGATTATGCTAATAGACCCAGATGTGGTAATTAGTGGCAAAGTACTGCTAGAAGAAACTTTATAG
- a CDS encoding pseudouridine synthase gives MNNGRSNSGNNKSNRSGNRNAAGKKSFGSKDGAKKTYGGNDSKKRSFDNNKEGNKTYGANTAKKFDSKPRVKNTPKETDEVRLNKYIGNSGVCSRREADIYIVSGNVTVNGVVVTELGYKVKKTDIVNFDGTVLTPEKLTYVLLNKPKGFATINEPIVSAENVLSLLKGASKYPLAPVGRMDKTTIGLMLFTNDTNLLQKLNSTDSRSSKLYHVSLDKNLKYEDLEKIKKGVYIDERRVFVEEVSYVDDQPKTEIGIKLKASNVKLVRAIFESLGYNVIKLDRVMYGQLTKWNLPRGKWRHLTDEEVRNLKNG, from the coding sequence ATGAATAACGGTAGGTCGAATTCAGGAAATAATAAATCGAATCGCTCAGGAAATAGAAATGCAGCGGGAAAGAAGTCTTTTGGTTCTAAGGATGGAGCTAAAAAGACTTATGGGGGAAATGATAGCAAGAAAAGATCATTTGACAATAATAAAGAAGGAAATAAAACGTATGGTGCTAATACTGCAAAGAAATTTGATAGTAAACCAAGAGTAAAAAATACACCTAAAGAAACAGACGAAGTACGTCTAAATAAATATATCGGTAACTCTGGAGTGTGTTCACGTCGTGAGGCAGATATCTATATCGTGTCTGGAAACGTGACTGTGAATGGAGTGGTAGTTACTGAATTAGGTTATAAAGTAAAGAAAACAGATATCGTGAATTTTGATGGTACAGTATTGACACCAGAGAAATTGACTTATGTATTATTAAATAAACCGAAAGGATTCGCTACTATTAATGAGCCAATCGTATCAGCTGAGAATGTATTAAGTTTATTAAAAGGAGCTTCTAAATATCCTTTAGCTCCTGTCGGTCGTATGGATAAGACTACTATTGGTCTAATGCTATTCACGAATGATACTAATTTATTACAGAAGTTAAACTCTACTGATTCTCGTTCTTCTAAATTATATCATGTATCATTAGATAAAAACCTTAAATATGAAGATCTAGAAAAGATTAAAAAAGGAGTTTATATCGATGAGCGTCGTGTATTCGTAGAAGAAGTATCTTATGTAGATGATCAACCTAAGACAGAGATCGGTATTAAGCTAAAAGCATCTAATGTGAAGTTGGTACGTGCTATATTCGAATCTTTAGGATATAATGTTATTAAACTTGACCGTGTGATGTATGGTCAGTTAACAAAATGGAATCTACCAAGAGGTAAATGGAGACATTTAACGGATGAGGAAGTAAGAAACCTTAAAAACGGTTAA
- a CDS encoding pirin family protein, whose amino-acid sequence MNTKIIYTADSRGYANHGWLKSHHTFSFANYRNNERIHFGVLRVLNDDQVAAGMGFGTHPHDNMEIISIPLSGSLSHKDSMGNGTIINEGEIQVMSAGTGVQHSEFNPDENKESKFLQIWIFPDKLNVKPRYDQLKLNKEDRVNQWDQILSPNPDDKGVWIHQNAWFHMADLDQGKELSYELKDKSNGIFLFVLEGDITLGEDKLHRRDAIGFDGEDTFTIKANEKSQILVMEIPMELPSYLQ is encoded by the coding sequence ATGAACACAAAAATTATATACACAGCAGATAGTAGAGGATATGCTAACCACGGATGGCTAAAATCTCATCACACCTTTAGCTTTGCTAACTATCGAAACAACGAAAGAATACACTTCGGTGTGTTACGTGTACTTAACGATGATCAGGTAGCTGCAGGTATGGGATTCGGTACACATCCTCATGATAATATGGAGATTATATCTATTCCTTTATCTGGAAGTCTTTCACATAAAGATAGTATGGGTAATGGTACGATTATAAATGAAGGTGAAATACAAGTCATGAGTGCAGGAACAGGAGTTCAACACAGTGAGTTTAACCCTGATGAGAATAAAGAGAGTAAGTTCTTACAAATATGGATATTCCCTGATAAACTAAATGTAAAACCACGTTATGATCAACTAAAATTAAACAAAGAAGATCGCGTGAATCAATGGGATCAAATCCTTTCTCCTAATCCTGACGATAAGGGAGTATGGATTCATCAGAATGCTTGGTTCCACATGGCTGATCTAGATCAAGGTAAAGAACTATCTTATGAATTAAAAGATAAGTCTAATGGTATCTTCTTATTTGTTCTAGAAGGAGATATTACTTTAGGTGAAGATAAGTTACACAGAAGAGATGCTATTGGTTTTGATGGAGAAGATACTTTCACAATCAAAGCAAATGAGAAAAGTCAAATATTAGTTATGGAGATACCTATGGAACTACCTAGTTATTTACAATAA
- a CDS encoding acetyl-CoA hydrolase/transferase family protein, which yields MNYTTAQEAAKLIKSGDRVYVHAVACTPNHIIDAIVERSSELRNVEFCHIHTLGKAPYADPKYRESFFVNSFFTGGNVRHTIREGNGTYTPVFLSELPMLFDSGLVPLDVALIQVSPPDENGFCTLGTSVVAAQAAIRTAKIVIAQVNKFMPRTFGDALVHISKINTLVQHDTPLLTEYSSDFSEVEDKIGQYIASMIEDGSTLQMGIGSIPDAVLQKLKGHKNLGLHTEMFADGVVDLIEAGALNCSQQTTSNGKAISTFFIGTERLYNYVDNNPFFELRECSYTNDPFVIRQNPKMIAINSAVEIDVTGQICADSIGANIYSGVGGQVDFMRGATLSKGGKAIIALSATTKKGGNKIVPFLKQGAGVVTSRAHAQYIVTEYGVADLRGKSIIDRVHALANIAHPDFREDILREYFDNTRNK from the coding sequence ATGAATTACACAACAGCACAAGAAGCAGCTAAGCTGATCAAGTCGGGTGACAGAGTTTACGTACATGCAGTAGCCTGTACGCCTAATCATATCATTGATGCTATTGTAGAAAGATCGTCCGAATTAAGAAATGTAGAGTTCTGTCATATCCATACTTTAGGCAAAGCCCCTTATGCTGATCCAAAATATAGAGAAAGTTTCTTTGTGAATTCTTTCTTTACTGGTGGTAACGTTAGACACACTATACGAGAAGGTAATGGTACTTATACTCCCGTATTCCTAAGTGAGCTACCGATGCTGTTTGACAGTGGTCTTGTTCCTTTAGACGTAGCCTTAATACAAGTTTCTCCACCTGATGAGAACGGCTTTTGTACATTAGGAACTTCTGTCGTTGCGGCACAAGCGGCTATTCGAACAGCCAAGATAGTTATAGCACAGGTCAATAAATTCATGCCTCGCACTTTTGGAGATGCGCTTGTACACATCTCTAAGATTAATACATTAGTACAGCATGATACACCACTTCTGACAGAATACAGTTCTGACTTTAGTGAGGTAGAAGATAAAATAGGACAATACATCGCTTCTATGATAGAAGATGGTAGTACCTTACAGATGGGGATTGGTTCTATACCTGATGCCGTTCTTCAAAAACTGAAAGGGCATAAGAACCTAGGATTACACACAGAAATGTTTGCAGATGGTGTTGTTGATTTAATTGAAGCAGGAGCCTTAAACTGTTCTCAACAAACTACTTCTAATGGCAAAGCTATCTCTACATTCTTTATCGGAACAGAGAGGCTATATAACTATGTAGATAACAATCCATTCTTTGAACTTAGAGAATGTTCATATACGAACGATCCATTTGTGATTCGTCAGAATCCTAAGATGATAGCGATTAACTCTGCTGTAGAAATAGATGTTACAGGACAAATATGTGCAGATTCTATCGGAGCGAATATCTACTCAGGTGTAGGTGGACAAGTTGACTTTATGAGAGGTGCTACGCTAAGTAAAGGAGGAAAAGCTATCATAGCACTTTCTGCTACTACTAAAAAAGGAGGAAACAAGATAGTTCCATTCCTTAAACAAGGAGCAGGAGTGGTAACATCTCGTGCACATGCTCAATACATCGTGACAGAATATGGAGTAGCTGACCTAAGAGGTAAGTCTATTATAGATAGAGTACACGCTCTAGCGAATATTGCTCACCCAGATTTCAGAGAAGATATTTTAAGAGAATACTTTGACAATACTAGAAACAAATAA
- the map gene encoding type I methionyl aminopeptidase: MIIPKTLEEIELMRQSALLVSKTLGMIATELKPGVTTLELDAKAEEFIRDHGAVPGFKGLYGCPSTLLTSVNDQIVHGLPTDRPLEEGDIVSVDCGTVMNGFYGDHAYTFEIGDVDPATKKLLQITKESLYVGIREFKLGNRVEDVGSAIQRYCEKEGYTVVRELVGHGLGRKMHESPEMPNYGKPGKGKKFVEGMVVAIEPMINLGTRNIKQLNDGWTIVTRDGKPSAHFEHDVALVNGKPELLSTYQYIYQALGITSNEEDEFRAKPLVL; this comes from the coding sequence ATGATAATTCCAAAAACTCTTGAAGAAATCGAGTTGATGAGACAAAGCGCATTGCTTGTTTCTAAAACATTAGGTATGATAGCTACAGAGCTAAAACCAGGAGTAACGACTTTAGAGCTTGATGCAAAAGCTGAAGAATTTATTAGAGATCACGGAGCAGTACCAGGATTTAAAGGCCTTTATGGTTGTCCTTCTACCTTGTTGACAAGTGTGAATGATCAGATTGTACACGGATTACCTACAGATCGTCCTTTAGAAGAAGGAGATATCGTATCTGTGGACTGTGGAACAGTGATGAATGGTTTTTATGGAGATCACGCTTATACATTCGAGATAGGTGATGTAGATCCAGCTACTAAAAAGTTATTACAGATTACAAAAGAATCTTTATACGTAGGTATTAGAGAATTCAAATTAGGAAATAGAGTAGAAGATGTAGGTAGTGCTATCCAACGCTACTGTGAGAAAGAAGGGTATACGGTAGTACGTGAGCTAGTAGGTCATGGACTTGGACGTAAGATGCACGAATCTCCAGAAATGCCTAACTACGGTAAGCCTGGTAAAGGTAAGAAGTTCGTAGAAGGTATGGTGGTAGCTATCGAGCCTATGATTAACTTAGGTACTCGTAATATCAAACAACTGAATGACGGATGGACTATCGTGACTCGCGATGGAAAACCTTCTGCTCACTTCGAACATGATGTAGCATTAGTAAATGGTAAACCAGAATTGTTATCTACTTACCAATATATCTATCAAGCATT